The following proteins are co-located in the Rippkaea orientalis PCC 8801 genome:
- a CDS encoding ATP-dependent 6-phosphofructokinase, translated as MGEKKRIGILTSGGDCAGLNAVIRAVVHHAMGTYGWEVVGIREATHGLMTRPPQVMEFELDKLDSLLLMGGTILGTTNKGDPFAFPMGDGTLRDRSQEIIDGYHSLGLDALIGIGGDGSLAILRRLAQQGGINLVGIPKTIDNDVGATEVSIGFDTATNIATEALDRLHFTAASHNRVMILEVMGRDAGHIALAAGIAGGADIILIPEIPYQMENVCQKIRQRQEMGKNFCLVMVSEAVRTEVGDQLTELKAAGEDRLGGIGKYLAEQIALKTGAETRVTVLGHIQRGGMPSPVDRLLGSAFGVAAVDLIAQGKYDQMVAWQNRQIVSVPIAEAINTYRSVDPEETLVKTARGLGICLGD; from the coding sequence ATGGGAGAAAAAAAACGAATTGGGATTCTCACCAGTGGCGGTGATTGCGCGGGATTAAATGCCGTTATTAGAGCCGTTGTTCACCATGCGATGGGAACCTACGGTTGGGAAGTGGTGGGTATTCGGGAAGCAACCCACGGGTTGATGACTCGTCCTCCCCAGGTGATGGAGTTTGAACTCGATAAACTGGACTCCTTGTTGTTAATGGGAGGAACTATCCTAGGAACCACTAATAAAGGCGATCCTTTTGCTTTTCCGATGGGAGATGGAACCCTACGCGATCGCTCTCAAGAAATTATCGACGGCTATCATAGTCTGGGGTTAGATGCGCTCATTGGTATTGGTGGGGATGGCAGTTTAGCCATTTTACGGCGTTTAGCTCAACAAGGGGGGATCAATCTCGTGGGGATTCCCAAAACGATTGATAATGATGTAGGAGCCACAGAAGTCTCCATTGGCTTTGATACGGCGACCAATATTGCGACAGAAGCCCTTGATCGTCTCCATTTTACCGCAGCCAGCCATAATCGGGTCATGATTTTGGAAGTCATGGGACGCGATGCTGGACATATCGCCTTAGCGGCGGGTATTGCGGGGGGAGCCGATATTATTTTAATTCCCGAAATTCCCTACCAAATGGAAAATGTTTGCCAGAAGATTCGCCAAAGACAGGAAATGGGCAAAAATTTCTGTTTAGTCATGGTTTCCGAAGCTGTCCGCACAGAAGTCGGGGATCAACTAACGGAACTCAAAGCAGCCGGAGAAGATCGCCTAGGGGGAATTGGTAAGTATCTGGCCGAACAAATTGCCCTCAAAACGGGTGCAGAAACCCGTGTAACGGTCTTGGGACACATTCAACGAGGGGGGATGCCTTCTCCTGTTGATCGTCTGTTAGGATCGGCATTTGGAGTCGCTGCGGTGGATTTAATTGCCCAAGGAAAATATGACCAGATGGTGGCTTGGCAAAACCGACAGATCGTCAGTGTTCCCATTGCTGAGGCCATTAATACCTATCGCAGTGTTGACCCTGAAGAAACTTTGGTTAAAACTGCCAGAGGATTAGGCATTTGTTTAGGAGATTAA